The genomic interval TGCTCGCCATTCAGGTGCACGGTCAAAACCGGCAAAGCGAACCAGTCGAGGCTGACACCATAGTCGACACCCGAAATGTTCTTCAGCGGCGCCGCGAAGTCCTGATTGAGATAACCAACATAGACATCGCCCGCCAACAGATGCGTAAGCTGCAATGTCAAGCCGGCGTCAAAACGATAACCGTTCGATGCGCGATGTACGCCGGTGCGGTCAAAGAACAAGTCGAACTGGCGCGAGTCGTATAGGGCCTTCACATAGCCCGAATAGCCGGGCGAGAAATCGTAGTTGACCTTGGCGAAGCCCTGAAACTCGTCTTCATTGCGGTCCGTGTTGAACAGCAGGCCACCGCCGATCTTTGGCGTATTCAGCCAATCGTAACGATCATAGCCACCGCCGATACTGAAGCCGAGACGATTGGGCTGATAGCGGCCGGTCGTGTCGACATGGGTCTTATTATAGCGGTTCGGCGAGGACTGAAAACCCACAGTGTTCGGCGAACTCAAGGCTTCATGATATTCGCCATAGGAGGCGTTGGCCGACCAGTCGGCGGCGCGTGAAATGTCAAAGCGGCCGTCGCTGCCGACGTTCCAGTCCGTCAAGTTGAGCCGGCTGAAGCTCGCATAATTGTAGTTATCGGCACCACCGTAGACCTCAAAGAAATGACGACCCCACTGTGAGATCAGCCGAAGAGATGGCGCTTCCTCGAAATACCAATCCGAACTCGCGGCAGGAATCCGGAGGACATTGTCATCATAGTTCGCACTGACGTCGAGCGACGGGAAGAGACGAAAACCGCCGAGTGGAACGCCCTTCGCATCATATTCCGGCCGCGGGCGCTCCAGAACACCAACATCCTGCGGTGTCATGCCGATATAAGTCGGCGATGTTGCGTCGTCGGCGATCGCCGGTACGGCAAAGCCCGTGATGCTCGCACCGGCCGCGGAGAAACCAATAACCATGGCAGCGCGGCGCAGGGCTTTCTGCACAAGGTTGTATCTGTACATATGCTGCGCCGTCGCAGTTGCATATCGCGGCTGCTGCGCACCGGCTTCGAGCATAACGAATACCGCCGAAAGCTCCTCAAGTGCCGCGTCTATGCGCTGAAGGCCCCCAGCACGAGAGTCATTCGCCGCGATGCGCTGCGCAAGCGTTGCACGCAGCAGACGCAGTTCGATCAGGGCGCCTTCAAATTTGTCCGAAAGAGCGCGGCCATCCAGATCGGCCTCGCCCGCCAAACGCTGCGCGAGAAGCGACAGGCACTCGGCGATCCGCCCAAGCGTGTCTGCTCGCGAACCATTACCGTTACCAGGAGCAGACGTTTCGAACATGCCCCATTGCGGACGAACGCCCATCAAAACACACCCCACCATTATCGAATGCGCTACTATCGAATATCGATGTCTTTTTTAGAGACTGGTGCAGGACGGGTTCAGACAGCCACCGCCGCTGGGAGTGCCACCCGCCAGATTTCTGCCGCCACTGATGCCGTTGAGGTTCCCGCCCGTCTCACTAGTCGAAGGCGTTTTGCCGGCAACCGACGCGAGATTGGAATAACCGAGCGACGTCGTGGTTGATTGGTAACTCGCCACTTCGTCGGTCTTGCCTTCATTCGCCAGCGTCGACGCGATCGCCGAAGCGGCGGTTGTGCTGGTCGGGGCAATCGCTGCGGAGGCCTGCCCCAAGCCGGCTCCGATCTCGGAGGCTGTGGCGCCGGCGCTTTCGGCGATCGTCAGCACTGCCGACGTGATCGACGCTGCGGCGTCGGTGCCGTAGGTTGCGATGGCATCCTGCACGGACTTCGAAATGGCCGCTTCGATAGCTGCCGGATCGCCGTTCGCAGCTTGGATGGCTGCGGTCAACGACGTCTGGAGCGAAGAGGTCTGCTCGACCGTCAGCGAGACCGCCGCAAAGGCAGGCGTCATCATCGCAAATTCGGCCACGCCGACCGAGGAACTCACCAATGCCGCGCTGAGCGCCAGCGACGCCGCGCCGGTCCGCAACGACTTTAGGAAAGCCTTCTTCATGGGAACCCCCTTACCAGATACGTACGAACCCAGCAGCCAGACAATCTAAAGTTGCGACCCTCGCAACTGCAGCAATACACTAGCCTAAAAAGTACAAACGCTCAATGCACTGCAAGCCTCTCTTTGATATAAGGCTTAAGTGATGTGCTTAAGAAAGCGTATAATTTTTCGACTGTCGCTTTCCTGCAACCCAGAATTTGTGCAGCCAGCCTGGAGAAGGGCTTCCACCTACCCAGATCGGGATGGCGCGCTGGCGTCTTCAGCTTAGAAAATCCGTTCGCCGATCCGAACGATGTCGCCGGGATAGATGCGAGTCGACGCGTTCGCAGGGAACATCTCTTCCTTCATCATCCCGTTCCGGCGGATATAGACGTCGGTATCGTCGGCCCGATAGGTATAACCACCCGCCAGCGCCACGGCGCCCAGGATGTTGAGGCTGTTTTCGTAGGGATATTCGCCCGGTTTGTTCACTTCGCCGATGATGTAAAACGGCCGATAGTTCTCGATTTGTGCGCTGACTTTTGGGTCGCGGAGATATTTGGAGCTGAGCATCGTCTGAACTTCACTGACGAACTCATGGATGGTGAGGCCGGCCGCCTTCACCTGGCCGACGAGCGGCAATTGGACTTGCCCGGACCCGTCGACGAAGAACTCGCCGCTCAGATCGTCTTCGCCATAGACCGTGACTTTAACCTTGTCGCCCGTACCCAGCCGATAATTCTCGTCGACGAACACCGGTCCGGTGCTCGGCAGGGTTGCCGGCGGAGCCACCTCGGTCGGCGGCGGTGCGGCCACCCCGGCACTGGGACCCGGCAAGGTGGACTGGGCCACAGCCGGCCCGCCCAGCGCCAGAGACAAAAGGAGTGTCATGGAGATCGCCGCGGCAAACGCGCAAATTTCAAGGCATATGCGGTTCATATTCGTCATTTCCCAATCTCGAACAGGCGCCCCCCGAGCCAAGCAAGGGATGTTCCTTACGACAGAGCTGCGTCCATCTTGGCCGGTGCCGTCGCCAGGAACGTGCAATCCTCCCCCTCCAAAACGGCGGCTGTAAGGCAACCCGTCGCGTGAGCCCCGGTATCGATACCGATCCGGTTTCGCCGCCTCACCGGCGTAGGTGTCGGCGTGTGACCATGGACCACAACCTTATCGAACAGGCGACTGGAAAGCAGAAAATCGTCGCGGATCCAAAGCAAATCTTCCTGCATCTGCTTGTCGAGCGGAATGCCCGGCCGGATGCCTGCGTGCACGAACAGATAATCGCCTTCCTCGTGCGTTAACGCCAAATCGGCGAGAAACCGCAAATGCGACTGGGGGCACTTCTCGGCCAGTTCGTCCCGTGCCTTGGAGAAGGCTTTTTCGTCGTCGAACCGCGGCGGCATCACGCCATAGCTGAGAAGCGTCTCCGGCGCACCGAAATTGCGCCAAGCCCGGTAGAAATTCGGATCGCCGAGGAAATCCAGGAATGCCTGATCGTGATTGCCGCGCAGAAAGGTCGTTTCCCACCCCGGCAGACGAAGACCGATGAGGTATTCGATGACATCCTTCGACCGCGGGCCGCGATCGATATAGTCCCCCAACAGCACCAGCGAATTCACCGCCGGCTCGCCCCTGACGGCGTAGTCGCGAAGCTGCCCTATCAATCGCTCCAGAAGATCGAGACGTCCGTGGACGTCGCCCACCGCGAACACGCGCCGGCCGGCGGGCACGGCAGGCGCCTTCGCATTCTGGCCCAAAAGGCGGGCAAGCCAACCACCGCGCTCGTTAATCACTGCCGCTTTTGCCGTCATGGTATCTCACTTAACGCCTATTTTAGGTTCTTCTAGTTCGCGGCCGCAACAAGCGTCTAAGCGATTGAAAACAAGCTTCTAACACACGTGCCGCGACGCGCATCGGCATCAATAAATTCGTTCGAATTTTAATCGAATGATCCAAAAATACGTATTAAATACTGATACTTAGCTTAAGCCGACCGAAATTGGCCCCCGCCTAGTCTCGCCCGCGAATTCAAGGGTAGAGACCGGTGAACCAGACGCTTTCCAGATTAATGGCAGTTGTCGTTCTCGCGGTCGCGGTGTCGGGATGCGCGACATCAGACTTGCCGGTCGCCTCCATCCCATCGGCGCCGATACTGGCCACGCCGCCGGCCCTTTCGCCCCTTGCCGCCCCTATAGCGAAACCCATGCCGGTGTCGGCCGACGCGGCCGTCACCCCTGGTGGTTATGTCAGCTTTTGCCTGCGGTTCCCCGACCAGTGCCAGACCACGCCCAACGCACCAGCCTCCGTCATACTGACGTCCCAGGCCTGGGCGACGCTCGCCAAGGTCAATTCCGACGTCAATGCCGCGATCTGGCCGGAAGACGATAGCCGGCACTATGGCCGGGTCGAATACTGGACGATTCCGACGGACGGCTATGGCGACTGTGAAGACTACGCCCTGACCAAACGCAAGACACTGGCAGCTTTGGGCCTGCCGCTCTCCGCCTTGCGGATAGCCGTTGTTGTCACGCCCAATGAGGTCCGACATGCCGTCCTGACGATCGTGACGGACAAGGGTGACTTTGTACTGGACAATCTCACCAACGACATTCTGCCTTGGGATCGAACCGGCTTCACTTGGGTCGAACAGCAGGCGCCGGGGAATGCAATGGCCTGGGTGTCCATGAGGCCCGCGGATCGGATGCTGGCCTCAACTGGCGACAGCATAGTCACCGGCGGCACGCATTAAGCGCACCGGAGACCGTCCCTGCGCTTGAGCACCGAGCGAGTTAAAGGACCGACGGCCATAGTCTTCGATTGCCGGCTTTATCGGCGAGCTTTTGCGGAAGGTGTAAGAGACGCCGGCAGATTTCTGCGACACCGACTCATCGTATTCGGTATTCGGCCCGGAAATCAGCGCAGTGCAACAACAACGGCCGCAGCAGCCAGCCAGAAGAACCCGCAGCTCATCGCAACGAAGCGGAGCGTCATTCCCAATTCCCACCTGTCCGTGTCAGCGAATGATTGTTCGTCGCC from Rhizomicrobium sp. carries:
- a CDS encoding transglutaminase-like cysteine peptidase, producing the protein MNQTLSRLMAVVVLAVAVSGCATSDLPVASIPSAPILATPPALSPLAAPIAKPMPVSADAAVTPGGYVSFCLRFPDQCQTTPNAPASVILTSQAWATLAKVNSDVNAAIWPEDDSRHYGRVEYWTIPTDGYGDCEDYALTKRKTLAALGLPLSALRIAVVVTPNEVRHAVLTIVTDKGDFVLDNLTNDILPWDRTGFTWVEQQAPGNAMAWVSMRPADRMLASTGDSIVTGGTH
- a CDS encoding outer membrane beta-barrel protein, with translation MGVRPQWGMFETSAPGNGNGSRADTLGRIAECLSLLAQRLAGEADLDGRALSDKFEGALIELRLLRATLAQRIAANDSRAGGLQRIDAALEELSAVFVMLEAGAQQPRYATATAQHMYRYNLVQKALRRAAMVIGFSAAGASITGFAVPAIADDATSPTYIGMTPQDVGVLERPRPEYDAKGVPLGGFRLFPSLDVSANYDDNVLRIPAASSDWYFEEAPSLRLISQWGRHFFEVYGGADNYNYASFSRLNLTDWNVGSDGRFDISRAADWSANASYGEYHEALSSPNTVGFQSSPNRYNKTHVDTTGRYQPNRLGFSIGGGYDRYDWLNTPKIGGGLLFNTDRNEDEFQGFAKVNYDFSPGYSGYVKALYDSRQFDLFFDRTGVHRASNGYRFDAGLTLQLTHLLAGDVYVGYLNQDFAAPLKNISGVDYGVSLDWFALPVLTVHLNGEHQINDVTIGGVSASDDKLIKLSADYEFRRNIIVQGYFSYTDSELVGTTRTDNYPGAGIGVKYLMTRYMSANVRYNYSERSSNFPGIDYTDNTISLGLSLHI
- a CDS encoding polysaccharide biosynthesis/export family protein; its protein translation is MTNMNRICLEICAFAAAISMTLLLSLALGGPAVAQSTLPGPSAGVAAPPPTEVAPPATLPSTGPVFVDENYRLGTGDKVKVTVYGEDDLSGEFFVDGSGQVQLPLVGQVKAAGLTIHEFVSEVQTMLSSKYLRDPKVSAQIENYRPFYIIGEVNKPGEYPYENSLNILGAVALAGGYTYRADDTDVYIRRNGMMKEEMFPANASTRIYPGDIVRIGERIF
- a CDS encoding metallophosphoesterase family protein, with translation MTAKAAVINERGGWLARLLGQNAKAPAVPAGRRVFAVGDVHGRLDLLERLIGQLRDYAVRGEPAVNSLVLLGDYIDRGPRSKDVIEYLIGLRLPGWETTFLRGNHDQAFLDFLGDPNFYRAWRNFGAPETLLSYGVMPPRFDDEKAFSKARDELAEKCPQSHLRFLADLALTHEEGDYLFVHAGIRPGIPLDKQMQEDLLWIRDDFLLSSRLFDKVVVHGHTPTPTPVRRRNRIGIDTGAHATGCLTAAVLEGEDCTFLATAPAKMDAALS